A single genomic interval of Pyrus communis chromosome 5, drPyrComm1.1, whole genome shotgun sequence harbors:
- the LOC137735694 gene encoding uncharacterized protein isoform X1, whose protein sequence is MASQLGSFFRDQDLSVHSNGASLVGKGGGLKTQRKVGLGGRKPLGDLSNSGKPAALIQALQKQPSKEIIRDDSSNKKGLSKVSDTVQTRSRTALIDISNRQNEQGQKKKHNIKQVSDVAEGHLCFNDVSGEGFLHNHEECIKEQTKSMDMGQFLMTLGLDIGSSKKLSFQSAPPLPRKDDPESPPREWDLEEMSEYDFPWLSDKLDSPPRCKSPKSLNCNADSLLIWDDCDFKLMETP, encoded by the exons ATGGCATCACAACTTGGTAGTTTCTTTCGAGATCAGGATCTCAGCGTTCACTCTAATG GAGCATCTCTTGTGGGGAAGGGTGGTGgcttgaaaacacaaaggaaAGTGGGGCTTGGTGGCAGGAAACCGCTTGGTGATCTATCGAATTCAGGGAAGCCTGCTGCTCTGATCCAGGCATTACAAAAGCAGCCTTCCAAGGAAATCATTCGTGATGATTCAAGCAATAAGAAAGGCTTGTCTAAAGTCTCGGATACAGTTCAAACTCGTAGCAGGACGGCGCTAATTGACATTTCAAACAGACAGAATGAACAGGGGCAGAAGAAGAAGCACAACATAAAGCAGGTGAGTGATGTGGCAGAGGGGCATCTTTGTTTTAATGATGTTTCAGGGGAAGGATTTCTGCACAATCATGAAGAGTGCATTAAAGAACAGACCAAGAGTATGGACATGGGTCAGTTTCTGATGACACTTGGACTAGATATTG GTTCTTCCAAGAAGCTTTCATTTCAAAGTGCACCTCCACTGCCAAGGAAAGATGAT cCCGAGAGTCCCCCGAGGGAGTGGGATTTGGAAGAGATGTCTGAGTATGATTTCCCCTGGCTGTCTGACAAGCTTGACTCTCCACCTCGTTGCAAGTCTCCAAAGTCACTAAATTGCAATGCTGATTCCCTTTTGATTTGGGACGACTGTGACTTCAAGCTGATGGAAACACCATAG
- the LOC137735694 gene encoding uncharacterized protein isoform X2 yields the protein MASQLGSFFRDQDLSVHSNGASLVGKGGGLKTQRKVGLGGRKPLGDLSNSGKPAALIQALQKQPSKEIIRDDSSNKKGLSKVSDTVQTRSRTALIDISNRQNEQGQKKKHNIKQVSDVAEGHLCFNDVSGEGFLHNHEECIKEQTKSMDMGSSKKLSFQSAPPLPRKDDPESPPREWDLEEMSEYDFPWLSDKLDSPPRCKSPKSLNCNADSLLIWDDCDFKLMETP from the exons ATGGCATCACAACTTGGTAGTTTCTTTCGAGATCAGGATCTCAGCGTTCACTCTAATG GAGCATCTCTTGTGGGGAAGGGTGGTGgcttgaaaacacaaaggaaAGTGGGGCTTGGTGGCAGGAAACCGCTTGGTGATCTATCGAATTCAGGGAAGCCTGCTGCTCTGATCCAGGCATTACAAAAGCAGCCTTCCAAGGAAATCATTCGTGATGATTCAAGCAATAAGAAAGGCTTGTCTAAAGTCTCGGATACAGTTCAAACTCGTAGCAGGACGGCGCTAATTGACATTTCAAACAGACAGAATGAACAGGGGCAGAAGAAGAAGCACAACATAAAGCAGGTGAGTGATGTGGCAGAGGGGCATCTTTGTTTTAATGATGTTTCAGGGGAAGGATTTCTGCACAATCATGAAGAGTGCATTAAAGAACAGACCAAGAGTATGGACATGG GTTCTTCCAAGAAGCTTTCATTTCAAAGTGCACCTCCACTGCCAAGGAAAGATGAT cCCGAGAGTCCCCCGAGGGAGTGGGATTTGGAAGAGATGTCTGAGTATGATTTCCCCTGGCTGTCTGACAAGCTTGACTCTCCACCTCGTTGCAAGTCTCCAAAGTCACTAAATTGCAATGCTGATTCCCTTTTGATTTGGGACGACTGTGACTTCAAGCTGATGGAAACACCATAG
- the LOC137735119 gene encoding L10-interacting MYB domain-containing protein-like, which produces MDHYDLHRQRRDLKQKGRNAGRNVVWSHAMDKCLIDSLAIQARHGNKIDKSFNEHAYTAACIAVNSRFNLNLNNQKVINRLKTIKKRYKAMKDILSQDGFRWNPTTKMIECDNQELWKRYIAAHPDAKGFRGKPIEMYDELKIVCGNYQVPSRWAKMKDGGHPSEMKNCEDDSASFLSPSSDDLSETDGTESYSEPEEGYNKVPDGIQDPPLIQPLRQLPKRPRGSEALQDAMMAVASSIRRLADAMEQSKYSIDASQLLEAVMEIDGLEEAKQMYAFEYLNADPIKARAFMAYDARMRKIYLFRQFWWWK; this is translated from the exons ATGGATCACTATGACCTGCATAGACAGAGAAGGGATTTGAAGCAAAAAGGAAGAAATGCTGGAAGAAATGTTGTATGGTCACATGCAATGGATAAGTGTTTAATTGATTCCCTTGCTATTCAAGCTAGGCATGGAAACAAAATTGACAAGAGCTTTAATGAACATGCTTACACTGCTGCTTGTATTGCTGTGAACTCTCGTTTCAACTTGAATTTAAACAATCAAAAGGTCATTAATCGTCTTAAGACCATAAAGAAGAGGTATAAGGCAATGAAGGATATCCTGAGTCAAGATGGTTTCAGGTGGAATCCCACTACAAAGATGATCGAGTGTGACAATCAGGAACTTTGGAAGAGATACATTGCA GCACATCCTGATGCAAAAGGGTTTCGAGGCAAGCCAATAGAGATGTATGATGAACTCAAAATTGTTTGTGGAAACTATCAAGTCCCTAGTCGCTGGGCTAAGATGAAGGATGGAGGCCATCCAAGTGAGATGAAGAATTGTGAAGATGATTCTGCCTCATTTCTTTCTCCAAGCTCAGATGACCTAAGTGAGACAGATGGAACTGAGTCATATAGTGAACCAGAAGAAGGGTATAACAAGGTGCCAGATGGTATTCAAGACCCCCCTCTGATCCAGCCACTCAGACAACTTCCGAAACGCCCTCGTGGCTCAGAAGCCCTTCAGGATGCAATGATGGCTGTCGCGTCAAGCATTCGTCGCTTGGCTGATGCAATGGAGCAAAGCAAATACTCAATTGACGCCTCTCAACTACTAGAGGCTGTGATGGAGATTGATGGTTTGGAAGAGGCTAAACAGATGTATGCATTTGAGTATTTGAATGCTGACCCTATCAAAGCGCGAGCCTTCATGGCATACGATGCTCGGATGAGGAAAATATACTTGTTTAGACAGTTCTGGTGGTGGAAGTAA